The genomic window AATTCAAGTGTTCCAAGTTAGATCAATGATTACAATAAAAGTCAGACAAACCTTCGGTTAAAGCCTATGACTTCCCAATCGGCATTAACTTTACCTGACCACACCCAGTTACCAGACTCAGATGGTACGTTCGTGAAAAACTGGCAAGAGCATCCCCAAAGTATCTTACTCACTGACTCAATTAAACTTGTCCTAGAGGAACTTCATCCTGACGGTCAATATTGTATTGGACAAGATTCTGGCATCTACTGGCGATTGACAGATCCTCCTGAGAAGGGCGCTGAGGCACCAGACTGGTTTTATGTACCCAATGTACCACCGACCCTTAACGGTAAAATGCGGCGTTCATACGTCCTGTGGAAGGAGTATATTGCACCCTTGATTGTGTTGGAATTTGTCTCTGGAGACGGTTCAGAAGAACGAGATAACACACCGCCATCTCAAGGAGAAGGTGGAAATGTTGGTAAGTTTTGGGTTTATGAGCAAGCAATTCGAGTGCCTTATTATGGGATTTATGAAGTAGCAAAAGCGCAGGTGCAAGTTTACCACCTAGTCGATAATACTTATCAAGTGATGAAACCCAATGAACGAGGACATTACCCAATTGCTCCTATGGGGGTAGAGTTAGGAATCTGGCAGGGTTTGTATCAAAATGCAGAGTTACCTTGGTTGCGGTGGTGGGATGCACAAGGAAATTTATTGTTAACAGGTTATGAACGCACTGAAGTTGAGCGACAAAAGCGGGAGAGAATTGTAGAGAAATTGCGATCGCTCTCTATTGAACAACTCAACGCTTTAGGAATTGACCCAGAAATGTTGGATTAAGAAACATTATTGACTAAGCGGCTTGGAGAATTATCTCAGGAAATGCGCTCCTCAATTTCTGGTTTACCTTTACCTGTTCTCGAAGAATTAAGCGATGCATTGCTTGATTTTACTAGCTTGGCTGATTTGCAATCTTGGTTAGAAGGGCGAA from Nostoc sp. UHCC 0926 includes these protein-coding regions:
- a CDS encoding Uma2 family endonuclease, yielding MTSQSALTLPDHTQLPDSDGTFVKNWQEHPQSILLTDSIKLVLEELHPDGQYCIGQDSGIYWRLTDPPEKGAEAPDWFYVPNVPPTLNGKMRRSYVLWKEYIAPLIVLEFVSGDGSEERDNTPPSQGEGGNVGKFWVYEQAIRVPYYGIYEVAKAQVQVYHLVDNTYQVMKPNERGHYPIAPMGVELGIWQGLYQNAELPWLRWWDAQGNLLLTGYERTEVERQKRERIVEKLRSLSIEQLNALGIDPEMLD